A genomic region of Megalobrama amblycephala isolate DHTTF-2021 linkage group LG6, ASM1881202v1, whole genome shotgun sequence contains the following coding sequences:
- the zmym2 gene encoding zinc finger MYM-type protein 2 isoform X2, with amino-acid sequence MDGDLEARADVEEAGTVTGEEEEGHMETPTTEQTPSAEESQTAPDLPKASEDNDDDVVLVEEPPVQSQGRVQPPSPTPVDTLAAANDCAESATTATASSKTPSPPSSAATTSTTASTTAKSQSEPIVIDDEEDSELKGAASSCLLPPESKDALSSTEPDSEIKIASVTTLGMDSSAVALATSTATPLAVCAQEDINLMITNVTSLKGEGGPAAGRLEDLEGSENGLQISSAFSLNPEAQQNQGTAGRPSPTFNPGRISAASQPVQNGETGTHQRSDSWISQSASFPRNQKQPGVDSPSPAAPLPKPPCQSSSGSQQPQRTMKVTCANCKKPLKKGQTAYQRKGSSHLFCSTTCLSAFSHKPAPKKSCTMCKKDITNMKGGTIVAQVDSSESFQEFCSTGCLAAYENKQNPQKNQLKTKCTVCGKLTEIRHEVSFKNVTHKICSDACFNRYRMANGLIMNCCEQCGNYLPSRATANHFLLIDGQQKRFCCQNCIRDYKQTHGKIVQCSGCKVMCRSFDATQCIGSNGAMESYCTTACMTKSKFTAAAQNSEPSCHFCKRNALPQYQATLPEGKVLSFCSSQCVTKFQNATIQTSANGQLPTSASDNIQLKCNYCRGSFNLKPEILEWEDKVHQFCSKTCCDDYKKLHCIVTFCEYCQEEKTLHETVKFSGVKRPFCSEGCKLLFKQDFARRLGLKCVTCNHCTQMCKKSVTKQIDGVSRDFCSETCAKKFHDWYYKAARCDCCKVQGNLTESVQWRAEMKHFCDQQCLLRFYCQQNEPDMATQKGPENTALGFGGPTQASKMGPVSYAGGGVLKDVKNKAVLCKPLTMTKATYCKPHMQSKPLQTDEADLEGSGKEYVPVPIPVPVYIPVPMNLYAQATPTPIAIPVPVPVPVFLPTTLQNAEQIVKTINELKAKVPSDPLEADLIAMAEVIAHEEDEKPKCSNIKCEKSSREVKMESLKHENGSGSSEEEEEDKYEPELDLEKDLPLASEPVLVERLDTDMLFSLPPVLAEEKEKTPRPRTRRRGQKRRAVEEESSSSLSSSPTVESSAADSSFPLSSRYGLNAWRRWATSEASPSSQSKGKESQKQVSLNGSLLSLSPAELNQSLSCFVKEVRRPNGERYTPDSLLYLCLSIQKYLQDKGRTDDLFSDPQYHMFGEELNKLLKDWQPSVLPDGSRWGRVEEQYLWSSGQLGEQTPSVLLRSLLYLNTKYFGLHTTEQHLRLSFGNVYGPSSSKPHSHETTVCIRIPSISQEQHEQSGSKRRRKDDCDSNFEADSGSGGSAHCPVKKHECRLYELYLSKCPESVRQRTDFFYMKPEVSASSDSPLWFSSTPLEKSALARLLTRVLLVRDIYKDNQHEEEGV; translated from the exons ATGGATGGAGATTTGGAAGCCAGGGCAGATGTTGAGGAGGCAGGTACGGTCacaggggaggaggaggagggtcATATGGAAACACCCACGACAGAGCAGACTCCATCTGCAGAAGAGTCACAGACAGCACCAGACCTGCCCAAGGCCTCAGAAGACAATGATGACGATGTAGTATTGGTAGAAGAGCCTCCTGTTCAGTCTCAGGGGAGAGTACAGCCCCCCAGCCCCACACCTGTAGATACCCTTGCTGCAGCCAATGACTGTGCAGAGTCGGCTACCACGGCAACAGCTTCCTCCAAAACGCCCAGTCCTCCCTCCTCTGCAGCTACCACCAGCACAACCGCATCCACGACTGCCAAAAGCCAGAGCGAGCCAATCGTTATCGACGATGAGGAGGATTCAGAGCTCAAGGGTGCCGCCTCTTCCTGCCTGCTGCCCCCTGAGTCTAAGGATGCCCTGAGCAGCACCGAGCCTGACTCTGAAATCAAAATCGCTAGTGTTACCACGCTGGGAATGGACTCTTCTGCGGTTGCCTTGGCAACGTCAACAGCAACTCCACTGGCGGTGTGCGCACAAGAGGATATAAACCTCATGATCACGAATGTGACATCGCTGAAAGGCGAGGGCGGTCCAGCGGCAGGCCGGTTGGAGGATTTGGAGGGGTCTGAGAATGGACTGCAAATCAGCAGTGCATTCAGCCTGAACCCAGAGGCCCAGCAGAACCAGGGTACAGCCGGCAGACCTTCACCCACGTTCAACCCTGGACGCATTAGCGCTGCAAGCCAGCCTGTGCAGAATGGAGAAACGGGGACACACCAGAGATCTG ATTCATGGATCTCCCAATCGGCCTCTTTTCCCCGTAACCAGAAGCAGCCTGGAGTGGACTCACCGTCTCCTGCAGCTCCTCTGCCCAAACCTCCCTGCCAGTCCTCCTCAGGATCCCAGCAGCCACAGCGCACCATGAAAGTCACATGCGCCAACTGTAAGAAGCCTTTGAAGAAAGGCCAGACTGCGTACCAGCGCAAAGGATCGTCCCACCTGTTCTGCTCAACAACCTGCCTGTCTGCCTTCTCCCATAAGCCCGCTCCCAAGAAGAGCTGCACCATGTGCAAGAA AGACATTACCAACATGAAAGGAGGCACCATAGTGGCCCAGGTGGACTCCAGTGAATCATTTCAGGAGTTCTGTAGCACCGGCTGCCTGGCAGCTtatgaaaacaaacagaatCCTCAGAAGAACCAGCTCAAAACCAAGTGCACCGTCTGTGGAAAGCTCACTGAG ATTCGACATGAGGTGAGCTTCAAGAATGTGACCCACAAGATCTGCAGTGACGCATGCTTTAATCGTTACCGTATGGCTAACGGGCTCATTATGAACTGCTGCGAACAGTGCGGGAACTACCTGCCAAGTCGTGCCACAGCGAACCACTTTTTACTCATCGACGGTCAGCAGAAACgtttttgctgtcaaaattgcATCAGGGACTATAAACAG actCATGGGAAGATAGTGCAGTGTAGTGGCTGTAAAGTGATGTGCAGATCATTTGATGCCACTCAGTGTATCGGGTCAAATGGAGCCATGGAGTCTTACTGCACCACAGCCTGTATGACCAAGAGCAAATTCACAGCTGCTGCACAGA ATTCTGAGCCCTCATGCCACTTCTGTAAGAGAAATGCATTACCTCAATATCAGGCCACACTGCCTGAAGGGAAGGTTTTGAGCTTCTGCAGTTCACAATGTGTCACTAAGTTCCAG AATGCCACCATCCAAACATCAGCCAATGGGCAACTTCCTACTTCAGCGTCAGACAACATTCAGCTGAAATGCAATTACTGTCGAGGTTCCTTCAACCTGAAGCCAGAGATTCTGGAGTGGGAG GATAAAGTGCATCAGTTCTGCAGTAAGACCTGTTGTGATGACTACAAGAAGCTTCACTGCATAGTGACGTTCTGCGAATACTGTCAAGAAGAGAAGACTCTGCATGAGACTGTGAAGTTCTCGGGGGTGAAGAGGCCCTTCTGTAGTGAAG GCTGTAAGTTACTGTTCAAGCAGGATTTTGCCAGGCGTCTGGGCCTGAAGTGTGTCACTTGCAACCACTGCACTCAGATGTGTAAGAAATCTGTCACCAAACAGATAGATGGAGTCAGCAGGGACTTCTGCAGCGAGACGTGTGCTAAAAAGTTTCATGACTGGTACTACAAG GCGGCGCGCTGCGACTGCTGTAAGGTACAGGGGAATCTGACAGAGTCTGTGCAGTGGCGTGCAGAGATGAAGCATTTCTGTGACCAGCAGTGTCTCCTGCGCTTCTACTGCCAGCAGAATGAGCCTGACATGGCCACTCAGAAAGGCCCGGAAAACACAGCTTTAG GGTTTGGAGGACCAACCCAAGCATCGAAGATG GGGCCTGTATCGTATGCTGGGGGAGGGGTCCTGAAGGATGTGAAGAATAAAGCTGTGCTCTGTAAGCCCCTCACCATGACCAAGGCCACCTACTGCAAACCCCACATGCAGAGCAAACCGTTGCAGACAG ATGAGGCAGACCTGGAGGGCTCAGGAAAGGAGTATGTTCCTGTTCCGATCCCTGTTCCCGTTTACATCCCAGTACCCATGAACCTCTATGCTCAGGCCACACCCACTCCTATTGCAATACCTGTACCG GTGCCTGTGCCAGTGTTTCTACCAACCACGCTGCAGAACGCTGAGCAGATTGTGAAGACCATCAATGAGCTCAAAGCCAAAGTTCCCTCTGACCCTCTGGAAGCTGATCTAATAGCGATGGCTGAAGTGATTGCACATGAAGAAGATGAGAAGCCCAAATGCTCAA ACATCAAATGTGAAAAGAGCAGTAGAGAAGTGAAGATGGAAagtttaaaacatgaaaatggcagTGGTAGTtcagaagaggaggaggaagacaAGTATGAACCAGAATTGGACCTGGAGAAGGACCTGCCCTTAG CATCAGAGCCCGTCCTGGTTGAGCGTCTAGATACGGACATGCTCTTCTCATTGCCTCCAGTCCTGGCTGAGGAGAAAGAGAAGACACCTCGGCCCAGAACCAGGAGGAGG GGTCAGAAGAGGCGGGCAGTAGAGGAAGAGTCTTCATCCTCGTTATCCTCGTCACCAACAGTAGAGTCCTCAGCAGCAGACAGCTCTTTCCCTTTGAGCTCCAGATATGGCTTAAACGCATGGAGGAGATGGGCCACATCTGAAGCCTCACCGTCCAGTCAATCCAAAGGAAAGGAGAGCCAGAAACAAG TTAGTTTAAACGGCAGTCTCCTGTCCCTGAGCCCAGCAGAGCTGAATCAGTCTTTATCTTGCTTTGTCAAAGAGGTGCGTCGACCCAACGGGGAGCGTTATACTCCAGACAGCCTCCTTTACCTCTGTCTCAGCATACAGAAG TATTTGCAGGACAAGGGAAGGACAGATGACCTCTTTAGTGATCCACAGTACCACATGTTTGGGGAAGAACTGAACAAGCTCCTCAAAGACTGGCAACCCAGTGTTCTTCCAGATG GTTCTCGGTGGGGTCGTGTTGAAGAGCAGTATCTGTGGAGCAGCGGTCAGCTCGGGGAGCAGACGCCCTCCGTCCTACTGAGATCCCTCCTCTATCTTAACACCAAATACTTTGGTCTTCACACCACTGAACAGCACTTACGCCTCTCATTTGGAAACGTCTACGGCCCTAGCAGTTCCAAACCACACAGCCATGAGACCACCGTCTGTATACGTATCCCCTCCATCTCACAGGAGCAGCACG AGCAATCAGGAAGTAAGAGGAGGCGTAAAGATGACTGTGACTCAAACTTTGAGGCGGACAGTGGTTCAGGAGGATCTGCTCACTGTCCTGTTAAGAAACACGAGTGCCGACTCTATGAGCTTTACCTTTCGAAGTG CCCAGAGTCTGTGAGACAGaggacagattttttttacatgaagCCAGAGGTCTCTGCTTCCTCGGACAGTCCGCTATGGTTCAGCTCGACGCCTCTAGAGAAGAGCGCGCTGGCTAGGCTCCTGACTCGAGTGCTGTTGGTCAGAGATATCTATAAAGACAACCAGCATGAGGAGGAGGGAGTCTAG
- the zmym2 gene encoding zinc finger MYM-type protein 2 isoform X1, with product MDGDLEARADVEEAGTVTGEEEEGHMETPTTEQTPSAEESQTAPDLPKASEDNDDDVVLVEEPPVQSQGRVQPPSPTPVDTLAAANDCAESATTATASSKTPSPPSSAATTSTTASTTAKSQSEPIVIDDEEDSELKGAASSCLLPPESKDALSSTEPDSEIKIASVTTLGMDSSAVALATSTATPLAVCAQEDINLMITNVTSLKGEGGPAAGRLEDLEGSENGLQISSAFSLNPEAQQNQGTAGRPSPTFNPGRISAASQPVQNGETGTHQRSDSWISQSASFPRNQKQPGVDSPSPAAPLPKPPCQSSSGSQQPQRTMKVTCANCKKPLKKGQTAYQRKGSSHLFCSTTCLSAFSHKPAPKKSCTMCKKDITNMKGGTIVAQVDSSESFQEFCSTGCLAAYENKQNPQKNQLKTKCTVCGKLTEIRHEVSFKNVTHKICSDACFNRYRMANGLIMNCCEQCGNYLPSRATANHFLLIDGQQKRFCCQNCIRDYKQTHGKIVQCSGCKVMCRSFDATQCIGSNGAMESYCTTACMTKSKFTAAAQNSEPSCHFCKRNALPQYQATLPEGKVLSFCSSQCVTKFQNATIQTSANGQLPTSASDNIQLKCNYCRGSFNLKPEILEWEDKVHQFCSKTCCDDYKKLHCIVTFCEYCQEEKTLHETVKFSGVKRPFCSEGCKLLFKQDFARRLGLKCVTCNHCTQMCKKSVTKQIDGVSRDFCSETCAKKFHDWYYKAARCDCCKVQGNLTESVQWRAEMKHFCDQQCLLRFYCQQNEPDMATQKGPENTALGFGGPTQASKMSFTQGPVSYAGGGVLKDVKNKAVLCKPLTMTKATYCKPHMQSKPLQTDEADLEGSGKEYVPVPIPVPVYIPVPMNLYAQATPTPIAIPVPVPVPVFLPTTLQNAEQIVKTINELKAKVPSDPLEADLIAMAEVIAHEEDEKPKCSNIKCEKSSREVKMESLKHENGSGSSEEEEEDKYEPELDLEKDLPLASEPVLVERLDTDMLFSLPPVLAEEKEKTPRPRTRRRGQKRRAVEEESSSSLSSSPTVESSAADSSFPLSSRYGLNAWRRWATSEASPSSQSKGKESQKQVSLNGSLLSLSPAELNQSLSCFVKEVRRPNGERYTPDSLLYLCLSIQKYLQDKGRTDDLFSDPQYHMFGEELNKLLKDWQPSVLPDGSRWGRVEEQYLWSSGQLGEQTPSVLLRSLLYLNTKYFGLHTTEQHLRLSFGNVYGPSSSKPHSHETTVCIRIPSISQEQHEQSGSKRRRKDDCDSNFEADSGSGGSAHCPVKKHECRLYELYLSKCPESVRQRTDFFYMKPEVSASSDSPLWFSSTPLEKSALARLLTRVLLVRDIYKDNQHEEEGV from the exons ATGGATGGAGATTTGGAAGCCAGGGCAGATGTTGAGGAGGCAGGTACGGTCacaggggaggaggaggagggtcATATGGAAACACCCACGACAGAGCAGACTCCATCTGCAGAAGAGTCACAGACAGCACCAGACCTGCCCAAGGCCTCAGAAGACAATGATGACGATGTAGTATTGGTAGAAGAGCCTCCTGTTCAGTCTCAGGGGAGAGTACAGCCCCCCAGCCCCACACCTGTAGATACCCTTGCTGCAGCCAATGACTGTGCAGAGTCGGCTACCACGGCAACAGCTTCCTCCAAAACGCCCAGTCCTCCCTCCTCTGCAGCTACCACCAGCACAACCGCATCCACGACTGCCAAAAGCCAGAGCGAGCCAATCGTTATCGACGATGAGGAGGATTCAGAGCTCAAGGGTGCCGCCTCTTCCTGCCTGCTGCCCCCTGAGTCTAAGGATGCCCTGAGCAGCACCGAGCCTGACTCTGAAATCAAAATCGCTAGTGTTACCACGCTGGGAATGGACTCTTCTGCGGTTGCCTTGGCAACGTCAACAGCAACTCCACTGGCGGTGTGCGCACAAGAGGATATAAACCTCATGATCACGAATGTGACATCGCTGAAAGGCGAGGGCGGTCCAGCGGCAGGCCGGTTGGAGGATTTGGAGGGGTCTGAGAATGGACTGCAAATCAGCAGTGCATTCAGCCTGAACCCAGAGGCCCAGCAGAACCAGGGTACAGCCGGCAGACCTTCACCCACGTTCAACCCTGGACGCATTAGCGCTGCAAGCCAGCCTGTGCAGAATGGAGAAACGGGGACACACCAGAGATCTG ATTCATGGATCTCCCAATCGGCCTCTTTTCCCCGTAACCAGAAGCAGCCTGGAGTGGACTCACCGTCTCCTGCAGCTCCTCTGCCCAAACCTCCCTGCCAGTCCTCCTCAGGATCCCAGCAGCCACAGCGCACCATGAAAGTCACATGCGCCAACTGTAAGAAGCCTTTGAAGAAAGGCCAGACTGCGTACCAGCGCAAAGGATCGTCCCACCTGTTCTGCTCAACAACCTGCCTGTCTGCCTTCTCCCATAAGCCCGCTCCCAAGAAGAGCTGCACCATGTGCAAGAA AGACATTACCAACATGAAAGGAGGCACCATAGTGGCCCAGGTGGACTCCAGTGAATCATTTCAGGAGTTCTGTAGCACCGGCTGCCTGGCAGCTtatgaaaacaaacagaatCCTCAGAAGAACCAGCTCAAAACCAAGTGCACCGTCTGTGGAAAGCTCACTGAG ATTCGACATGAGGTGAGCTTCAAGAATGTGACCCACAAGATCTGCAGTGACGCATGCTTTAATCGTTACCGTATGGCTAACGGGCTCATTATGAACTGCTGCGAACAGTGCGGGAACTACCTGCCAAGTCGTGCCACAGCGAACCACTTTTTACTCATCGACGGTCAGCAGAAACgtttttgctgtcaaaattgcATCAGGGACTATAAACAG actCATGGGAAGATAGTGCAGTGTAGTGGCTGTAAAGTGATGTGCAGATCATTTGATGCCACTCAGTGTATCGGGTCAAATGGAGCCATGGAGTCTTACTGCACCACAGCCTGTATGACCAAGAGCAAATTCACAGCTGCTGCACAGA ATTCTGAGCCCTCATGCCACTTCTGTAAGAGAAATGCATTACCTCAATATCAGGCCACACTGCCTGAAGGGAAGGTTTTGAGCTTCTGCAGTTCACAATGTGTCACTAAGTTCCAG AATGCCACCATCCAAACATCAGCCAATGGGCAACTTCCTACTTCAGCGTCAGACAACATTCAGCTGAAATGCAATTACTGTCGAGGTTCCTTCAACCTGAAGCCAGAGATTCTGGAGTGGGAG GATAAAGTGCATCAGTTCTGCAGTAAGACCTGTTGTGATGACTACAAGAAGCTTCACTGCATAGTGACGTTCTGCGAATACTGTCAAGAAGAGAAGACTCTGCATGAGACTGTGAAGTTCTCGGGGGTGAAGAGGCCCTTCTGTAGTGAAG GCTGTAAGTTACTGTTCAAGCAGGATTTTGCCAGGCGTCTGGGCCTGAAGTGTGTCACTTGCAACCACTGCACTCAGATGTGTAAGAAATCTGTCACCAAACAGATAGATGGAGTCAGCAGGGACTTCTGCAGCGAGACGTGTGCTAAAAAGTTTCATGACTGGTACTACAAG GCGGCGCGCTGCGACTGCTGTAAGGTACAGGGGAATCTGACAGAGTCTGTGCAGTGGCGTGCAGAGATGAAGCATTTCTGTGACCAGCAGTGTCTCCTGCGCTTCTACTGCCAGCAGAATGAGCCTGACATGGCCACTCAGAAAGGCCCGGAAAACACAGCTTTAG GGTTTGGAGGACCAACCCAAGCATCGAAGATG TCGTTTACTCAGGGGCCTGTATCGTATGCTGGGGGAGGGGTCCTGAAGGATGTGAAGAATAAAGCTGTGCTCTGTAAGCCCCTCACCATGACCAAGGCCACCTACTGCAAACCCCACATGCAGAGCAAACCGTTGCAGACAG ATGAGGCAGACCTGGAGGGCTCAGGAAAGGAGTATGTTCCTGTTCCGATCCCTGTTCCCGTTTACATCCCAGTACCCATGAACCTCTATGCTCAGGCCACACCCACTCCTATTGCAATACCTGTACCG GTGCCTGTGCCAGTGTTTCTACCAACCACGCTGCAGAACGCTGAGCAGATTGTGAAGACCATCAATGAGCTCAAAGCCAAAGTTCCCTCTGACCCTCTGGAAGCTGATCTAATAGCGATGGCTGAAGTGATTGCACATGAAGAAGATGAGAAGCCCAAATGCTCAA ACATCAAATGTGAAAAGAGCAGTAGAGAAGTGAAGATGGAAagtttaaaacatgaaaatggcagTGGTAGTtcagaagaggaggaggaagacaAGTATGAACCAGAATTGGACCTGGAGAAGGACCTGCCCTTAG CATCAGAGCCCGTCCTGGTTGAGCGTCTAGATACGGACATGCTCTTCTCATTGCCTCCAGTCCTGGCTGAGGAGAAAGAGAAGACACCTCGGCCCAGAACCAGGAGGAGG GGTCAGAAGAGGCGGGCAGTAGAGGAAGAGTCTTCATCCTCGTTATCCTCGTCACCAACAGTAGAGTCCTCAGCAGCAGACAGCTCTTTCCCTTTGAGCTCCAGATATGGCTTAAACGCATGGAGGAGATGGGCCACATCTGAAGCCTCACCGTCCAGTCAATCCAAAGGAAAGGAGAGCCAGAAACAAG TTAGTTTAAACGGCAGTCTCCTGTCCCTGAGCCCAGCAGAGCTGAATCAGTCTTTATCTTGCTTTGTCAAAGAGGTGCGTCGACCCAACGGGGAGCGTTATACTCCAGACAGCCTCCTTTACCTCTGTCTCAGCATACAGAAG TATTTGCAGGACAAGGGAAGGACAGATGACCTCTTTAGTGATCCACAGTACCACATGTTTGGGGAAGAACTGAACAAGCTCCTCAAAGACTGGCAACCCAGTGTTCTTCCAGATG GTTCTCGGTGGGGTCGTGTTGAAGAGCAGTATCTGTGGAGCAGCGGTCAGCTCGGGGAGCAGACGCCCTCCGTCCTACTGAGATCCCTCCTCTATCTTAACACCAAATACTTTGGTCTTCACACCACTGAACAGCACTTACGCCTCTCATTTGGAAACGTCTACGGCCCTAGCAGTTCCAAACCACACAGCCATGAGACCACCGTCTGTATACGTATCCCCTCCATCTCACAGGAGCAGCACG AGCAATCAGGAAGTAAGAGGAGGCGTAAAGATGACTGTGACTCAAACTTTGAGGCGGACAGTGGTTCAGGAGGATCTGCTCACTGTCCTGTTAAGAAACACGAGTGCCGACTCTATGAGCTTTACCTTTCGAAGTG CCCAGAGTCTGTGAGACAGaggacagattttttttacatgaagCCAGAGGTCTCTGCTTCCTCGGACAGTCCGCTATGGTTCAGCTCGACGCCTCTAGAGAAGAGCGCGCTGGCTAGGCTCCTGACTCGAGTGCTGTTGGTCAGAGATATCTATAAAGACAACCAGCATGAGGAGGAGGGAGTCTAG